In Procambarus clarkii isolate CNS0578487 chromosome 36, FALCON_Pclarkii_2.0, whole genome shotgun sequence, one DNA window encodes the following:
- the LOC138371584 gene encoding variable charge X-linked protein 3B-like, producing the protein MEFNVNKCHDMECGITENRPHTTYKLCGKELQNSNREQDFGVVLNIKLSPEELSPEELSPEELSPEELATEELATEELSPEEQVTEELSPEELVTEELSPEELTPEELSPEELATEELSPEELTPEELTSEELSPEELMTEELSPEELVTEELSPEELVTEELSPEELVTEELSPEELVTEELSPEELMSEELSPEELATEELATEELAAEELCLELG; encoded by the coding sequence atggaattcaatgtgaataaatgccatgatatggaatgtggaatcacagaaaatagaccacacacaacttacaaattatgtggaaaggaattacagaactctaatagaGAACAAGACTTTGGGGTGGTTTTGAATAttaagctgtcgccagaggaactgtcgccagaggaactgTCGCCGGAGgaactgtcgccagaggaactgGCGACAGAGGAACTGGCGACAGAGgaactgtcgccagaggaacaggtGACAGAGgaactgtcgccagaggaactgGTGACAGAGgaactgtcgccagaggaactgACGCCAGAGgaactgtcgccagaggaactgGCGACAGAGgaactgtcgccagaggaactgACGCCAGAGGAACTGACGTCAGAGgaactgtcgccagaggaactgATGACAGAGgaactgtcgccagaggaactgGTGACAGAGgaactgtcgccagaggaactgGTGACAGAGgaactgtcgccagaggaactgGTGACAGAGgaactgtcgccagaggaactgGTGACAGAGgaactgtcgccagaggaactgATGTCAGAGgaactgtcgccagaggaactgGCGACAGAGGAACTGGCGACAGAGGAACTGGCGGCAGAGGAACTCTGTCTAGAGCTAGGATAG